The Devosia sp. MC521 genome segment TGAAGTCGTTGCCGTTGTGGAATTTGACGCCTTCACGCAGCTTGAACACCCAAACTGTTGGGTCGCCTTCCTTGAGGGCCCACTCTGTCGCCAAACGTGGCGTCAGAGCGCCGTCATTGGCGCGGCCGAGCAGCGTTTCATAGATGTGGTGGGAAAGAGTGTGGGTATTCCCTTGGTTCTGCGAGTGCGGATCCATAGTCAGCGAGTCCGAGGAACGCGCCCAGCGAATGGTTTCCGCGCTGGCCACACTAACGAGCATAGTGGATGCAGCGAGCACCGCAGCAATGCGGGTGAGTGAAGTGTTCATTAAGTCCTCTCCATTTCCTGAATACTTGCTCTCTCTCGAATGAACTGGAGAGCTTTGAAGACAGCAAAGCCGAAAACAAACGCCAGTGCAATTGCAGGCAATGGGCAACAATATTCAGGAATGTCGGGAAAACTAACCCACATAACCCCATTCGCCCGGATTCGGGAGGGTTATCTTTCGATAGCAGGCCCTAAGATGAAACACATACAAAGCTTGCAACGCATGCTTTGTATACGGAGCCAAGTCCGCTTTTCTTCCAATCGTCCTCAAAAAATAATCATTCGTCTGATTTCGCCGCTTTGAGACCAGTTCAACACAGCACGACCGCAGAGAATCTTTAAATTTTTCAAGTGTGACGCCAGTTCAGCCCCTCTGTCCTGCCTCTTCCATCTGCCCAAATCTCTGTCATGATCAGAAGAAGAGATTGAGGATTCCGGAGGAGACACGAATGACAGAACAAGGCCTCTACACTGTCGTAGATACGCGCTTCTCAGGGCTAATTTTGGGCAATGCCAAGCTCGAAACAATCTACACCGGCTGCCGCTGGGCCGAAGGCCCGGTCTGGTTCAAAGATGGCAATTATCTCCTGTGGAGCGACATCCCAAACCATCGGATGCTGCGCTACATCCCCGATGTCGGCACCCATGTGTTCCGCGCCGATAGCCACTACTCCAACGGCAACACCAGAGATCGCTCTGGCCGCCTGCTCTCCTGCCACCACGGTACCCGCAGCGTCACCCGTACGGAGCATGACGGCACCATCACCACGCTGGCCGACAGTTTTGAAGGCAAGCGCCTCAACTCGCCCAATGACCTTGTCGTCCATTCCAATGGCAGCGTCTGGTTCACCGACCCGACCTACGGCATTCTCTCGGACTATGAAGGTTTCATGGCCACCCCGGAGCAGGCCAAACACAATGTCTTCCGCCTTGATCCGTCAGGCGAATTACAATCTGTTTCCGGCGACTTCACCCAGCCCAATGGCCTCGCCTTCTCGCCCGACGAAAAGCTGCTTTATGTCGCCGATAGCGGCTCCAGCCACGATGAAAACGTGCCGCGCCGCATCACCATCTTTGACGTCATCGACGGCCGCCTCTTGGCCAATGGCCGCAAATTCTGTGATTTGAAATTCGGCATTCCCGACGGCCTGCGCACCGACACTTTTGGCAATGTCTGGACCAGCGGCGGCAACGCCGTGCACTGCTACTCCCCCGACGGCACGCTCCTGGGGCGCATCAACATCCCCGAGACCGTGTCCAACCTCACCTTCGGCGGCCCGCGCGGCAATCAGCTCTTCATCACGGCCACGACCTCGGTCTACGCAATCTTCGTCAACGCCAAAGGCGCACAGGTGCCTTAAGCTCCGCGCCCCACCACACCGTCAGTGCTCGTCCTGATGGGGCAATCCAGCCCAACGCCGCCACGCTCTGGATCACCCGGACAAGCCGGGTGATGACGACGGGAGAGAGTGTGCTCAGAAGAGCAACGGCCGTTGTCTGAGCAATAGCTCGCCACACCACAGGGCCAACTCCTCCCCCTTTCCAGGGGGAAGCTGGGTGGAGGTACTCCTCGCCAGCCAGCCTGTCACCCTCGCCAAAGCGAGGGCCTCTGTTTCGCTTCCGCATACACCAGCGCAACGAACGAACACCACTGCCCCGTCATTGCCCGACTTGATCGGGCAATCCAGCCCAACGCTGGCCATACTCTGGATCACCCGGACAAGCCGGGTGATGACGCTGCGAAGAGCCAACACTCAAAAGGCCCCGGCTTCCATTGCCGCACAGCCCCTTCGCCTCCCTCCCCCTTGCGGGGAGGGACTGAGGGTGGGGGTCGGCGTGCGCCACACCCCGGCACCCTCGGGCCCGACCCGAGGTCTCAACACTTTGCCCCACCACCAGCCTGTCACCCTCGCGAAAGCGAGGGCCTCTGCGTCCCCTCAGCAATCACCGGCCCAGCCCCTCCCCCCCAACAGGGGGACGTTGGGTGGGGTAACACTCCGCAAAAACAGGCCCACCGCCTGCGCCCCGTCATTGCCCGACTTGATCGGGCAATCCAGCCCAACGCCGCCACGCTCTGGATTACCCGGTCAAGCCGGGTGATCGGGCGAAGAAATTACGCCTAGAACAGCCATCTTGCGCTAGCCCCCCTTTCTCGGCCAAACCAGCGGCCTACGCTGGTACCGGGCGAACTCCTCGACACCCAATAGGGACGCCGCATCCTTGGCGTCGCGACGTGCCTTGATGGCTCGGTATTCGCCGAGGAACGCGCCCACCAAGCGAGCCATTCTGTCATCTACTCGATCAAAAAGGGCATCATCGTTACAGAAGCGATAGTGCTTGCCCCATCCGCGAATTATGCTGTCGGTTCTGCTGATAGTTGCAATTAGGGAATATTTTCGCGGAATAGCTTCGCCTTTTTTCGTCTCCCGCATCACCTTCGCGCTTTCGTTAAAGCGTTTCTGCACATTTTGCTCAAGCCTCGTGATTGCCTTCGCTGACGGGCGTATGAATCCGTTGTTGAACTCGATTCCGAGCCATTCAAACTTGTCTGAAACTCGAAGAGGCTCCTTTGAAGACTTTTCCTCAGAAAGGGTCATCCCGAAATCGTGCAAGATGCCGATGGCCAGCCGCATACGGGCATTTGCTGCGGCGGCTGAAGGCGCGAGAATAATAAAGTCGTCGATATATCGGACGCATACACAGTCACCCTCGTTCATGCGCCGATCAAAGTCATGAAGCAGGATATTGCCGAGCAAAGGTGACAAAGAATTGCCCTGAGCAACCCCGATGGACTCAATTGGGAAGGCTTGCGCTTTTTCCTTGAGATCTGCCATGTTTGAGAGTTCGAGCCTAATCGCATCCTCAAACAGAACAACGAACTCAGGATCTTCCGTGACCTTCGAAATGATGTCCGTCACGTGGGGTTTGGGTATCTTTGTGAAGAAGGCACGTATGTCAGCAAATGCCACATGGGTAGCACCATTGCCTATGGCCATTAGCACTGCCTGAACGGCGGCGGGGACTGCTGCGAGTCCATCCTTCTGCTTCTTTATTCCGCCGAAGCTGTTGGGATTTTGAAAATAACAACTGAGTCCAGGCACTGTTTCCAATGCCTCGAGTACCGCTCTCTGGACAATACGCGAACGTAGCGGCGCTAACACAAGCGGACGGAACTTGGCACTTTTACTTCCGTCTGCATTTGTGGCGCGGCGGGACCGCCCGGCCCGTGAAATAAATGGGTCCAGCCGCCAAACAGGAACCTGAAACTGAAAGGGTTACGGCTAACTTCATCTCATCGGAACGGTCGGGCCTGACCACTGCAGAGGTACGTTGCCGCCCATTCTGCGCGGATGAGACCGTGACCTGCGCCACCGCCTCGCCGCCGCACTCCAAATCGAACGCACTGGATAAACCAGCCGCAGAAATGAAGGCGAATGCTCAGAATCAAAGTATCTCACAAGTCACAGATGCTCTTCAAGTATTCTTGTGAAAACATATCATTATCTACAAACTCAAGAGAACTTAGCCTGAATTTGCTTTGGTCTATACCTACCCACCGCTAACATGACCGAAACTAGATCGTAAACCACCGCAACAAACAAAGCGCGGCAGCCCTCGAACTAATGCCTCACGCACGCGCGTTCCAGTACGCAAATGCTACGCCTCCCCCTCGTCGTTATACCCCTCACCCAATCCGCAAAATCTCCACCTCACCACCCGCCACGCTCACCACATCGCCTTCCCCCTTCCCCATCAGCGCCCGCGCGACGGGTGAGCTGAACGAGATCGTGCCCGCCTTTGGGTCCGCCTCGTCCTCGCCAACAATGCGATAGGTCTGCACGCGGCCGTCTTCGCGCTCAAAGGTCACTGTCGTACCGAAGGCCACGACAGAGCAATCTACGGAATATTCCACCACCTGCGCCGTGCGAATGCGTTCTGAATAATAGCGAATGTCCCGATAAGGCGACGCCGCTTGCCGACGACGCTCATTGATATCCTCGATCACCATCGCCGTGTCATAAGCGTGTTTGGCCGCCAGCAGCTGCGCCTCCAGCGCCTCCAGCCCCGCTGCCGTCACCAGATTGGGACCATCCGGGATCGGACGATCCGGCAGCATGGTTTCCGATGCCGTTTCAGCACTGTCTTCTTTTGTAAAAGCCACGCTCATCGCGGAAACCTCAGTGAAATATCAGGAACTTCGCACGCCCTAAGGCCCCGCCGCGCCCATACGGCGCCAAGCCAGAGGCCAAACAATGCCAGCCATATGCCCATAATTGGCCAAAAAAAAGCGGACCGAAGCCCGCCCTTTCTCTCTGCTGTATGAGCAGGTCTTAAAATTCCCAGTCTTCGTCTTCGGTGGCGACAGCCTTGCCGATGACATAGCTCGAACCCGAGCCCGAGAAGAAGTCGTGGTTCTCGTCAGCGTTCGGCGATAGCGCCGACAGGATCGCCGCGTTGACCTGGCACGCTTCGGGCGGGAACAAAGCCTCGTAGCCGAGGTTCATCAGCGCCTTGTTCGCGTTGTAGTGGAGGAACTTCTTGACGTCTTCCGAAAGGCCAACGTCGTCATAGAGTTCTTCGGTGTAGCGGATTTCGTTGTCGTAAAGCTCGAGCAGAAGATCGTAGGCGAAATCCTTGATTTCCTGCTTCTTTTCAGCCGACAGCGTTTCGATTTCGCGCTGGAATTTGTAGCCGATATAATAGCCATGCACCGCTTCGTCGCGGATGATGAGGCGGATCAAATCGGCTGTATTGGTGAGCTTGGCGCGGCTCGACCAGAACATCGGCAGATAAAAGCCCGAGTAGAACAGGAAGCTTTCGAGGAAGACCGAGGCGACCTTCTTCTTGAGGCTATCCCCGCTCTCATACTGATCAAGGATCAGCTTGGCCTTGTGCTGCAGGAACTGGTTTTCTTCCGACCAGCGATAGGCATCGTCCACGTCTGGCGTCGAGCAGAGCGTTGAAAAGATTGACGAATACGAACGTGCGTGCACCGCCTCCATGAAGGAGATGTTCGACAGAACAGCCTCTTCGTGCTGGGTCTGCGCATCGCCCATCAGGCGGATCGAGCCGACACCATTCTGGATGGTGTCGAGCAGGGTCAGGCCCGTGAACACGCGGATCGTCAGCTTCTGCTCATGTGGGGTCAGCGTCGCCCAAGACGGTATGTCATTGGAAAGCGGCACTTTTTCCGGGAGCCAGAAGTTCGACGTCAGGCGGTTCCAGACCTCAAGGTCCTTCTCGTCCTGAATACGGTTCCAGTTGATCGCACGGGCAGCAACGATGGGGCGGAATGGTACGTTCATTGTTCTAAAATCCCGGTCAGAGCGCGCAGGAGACGCAACCCTGCACCTCCGTGCCTTCTAGCGCCAGCTGACGCAGGCGGATGTAATAGATTGTTTTAATGCCCTTTTTCCACGCATAGATCTGCGCCTTGTTGATATCGCGAGTGGTCGCGGTATCGCGGAAGAAGAGTGTCAACGACAGGCCCTGATCGACGTGCTGCGTTGCGGCAGCATAGGTGTCGATGATCTTTTCAGGGCCGATTTCATAGGCGTCCTGATAGTACTCAAGGTTGTCGTTCGTCATGAACGCAGCCGGGTAGTACACGCGACCAATCTTACCTTCCTTACGGATTTCAATCTTGGACACGATCGGGTGGATCGAGGAGGTCGAGTGATTGATGTAAGAGATTGATCCCGTTGGCGGAACGGCCTGCAGGTTCTGGTTGTAAAGGCCGGTCAGACGCACCTTAGCTTCCAGATCCTTCCAGTCTTCCTGGGTCGGAATGTGAATGCCAGCGTCTTCAAAGAGCTTTGCCACACGTTCGGTCGCAGGCGTCCATTCCTGGGTCGTGTACTTGGTAAAGTACTCGCCCGAAGCATATTTCGAGTTCTCAAAACCCTTGAAGGTTTCGTTCCGCTCAGTCGCAATCTGGTTAGACGCGCGAATGGCGTGATAGGTCACGGTGTAGAAGTAGATATTGGTGAAATCCACACCCTCTTCCGAACCGTAGAAAATGCGTTCACGAGCCAGATAGCCGTGCAGGTTCATCTGGCCAAGGCCGATGGCATGGCTTTCAGCATTGCCCTTGGCAACCGATGGAACCGAGCTGATATTGCTCATGTCAGACACAGCCGAGAGGCCACGGATCGCGGTTTCAATCGTCGTGCCAAAGTCCGGAGAATCCATTGCCGCAGCAATGTTTAGCGAACCGAGGTTGCACGAAATGTCCTTGCCCATGTGCTCATAGGACAGGTCTTCGTTGAACACCGAAGCGTCGCTCACCTGCAGAATTTCCGAGCACAGGTTCGACATGGTGATGCGACCGGCAATCGGGTTCGCCTTGTTCACCGTGTCTTCGTACATGATGTACGGATAGCCGGATTCAAATTGAATTTCGGCGATCACCTGGAAGAATTCACGAGCCTTGATCTTCTTCTTGCGAATGCGCTTGTCGGCCACCATTTCGCGGTACTTTTCAGTGACCGAGATTTCGGTGAACGGCACGCCATAGACGCGTTCCACGTCATAAGGCGAGAAGAGATACATATCTTCGTTGTCGCGCGCGAGCTCGAAGGTAATATCGGGAATAACCACGCCCAGCGACAGCGTCTTGATACGGACCTTTTCGTCCGCATTTTCGCGCTTGGTGTCGAGGAAGCGCATGATGTCTGGGTGGTGGGCATGCAGATACACTGCGCCCGCGCCCTGACGCGCACCGAGCTGGTTTGCATAGGAGAAGCTGTCTTCGAGCAGCTTCATCACGGGCAGCACGCCCGAAGACTGGTTTTCGATATGCTTGATCGGCGCGCCCATCTCACGAATGTTCGTGAGGCTCAGCGCCACGCCGCCGCCGCGCTTCGAGAGCTGCAGCGCCGAATTGATCGAGCGACCGATGGATTCCATATTGTCTTCAACGCGTAGCAGGAAGCACGACACGAGTTCGCCGCGCTGCTTCTTGCCAGCATTGAGGAAAGTTGGGGTTGCTGGCTGGAAACGGCCGGAGATGATTTCATCAACCAGCGACGTCGCCAGCTTTTCATCGCCGCGCGCCAGGGCCAGCGCCACCATGCAAACGCGATCTTCGTAGCGCTCGAGATAGCGCTTACCGTCGAAGGTCTTGAGCGTATAGCTGGTGTAATATTTGAACGCGCCGAGGAAGGTCGGGAAACGGAACTTCTTGTCGAAGGCGTGGTCAAACAGATCGCGCACGAAGTTGAACGCGTACTGATCGAGCACTTCCTGCTCGTAGTAGCCCTCTTCGCACAGATAGGTCAGCTTCTCGCGCAGATTGTGGAAGAACACTGTGTTCTGGTTCACATGCTGCAAGAAGAATTGATGCGCCGCTTGACGGTCCTTATCGAACTGAATGTGGCCCTCTTCGTCATAGAGGTTCAGCATGGCGTTCAGCGCATGGTAATCCAGCGACTGATCTTGCGCCTGCGACGGACGTTCTAGTGTGAGCTGGTCCAAAACCGTTCGAGTCCCTGTATGACGTTGGCGACATCCTCATCCGTTCCGAGCAATTCGAAACGATAGAGGAGCGGTACGGAGCATTTCTGCGAGACGATATCGCCCGCCAAACAATAACCCGTACCAAAGTTCGTATTCCCCGCGCCGATCACGCCACGGATAAGGCCACGATTACTGGCCACATTGAGAAACCGGATAACCGGTTTCGGCACAGCCCCCTTCCCGTCCCCGCTGCCATATGTCGGCAGCACCAGTACGAAGGGCTCGCTCACCACGGGTGGGTCGCTCGCGGCATCCACCGGCAATCGTACGCTTGGTAAACCGAGCTTGACGACGAAGCGGTGAGTGTTTTCCGAAGTACTGGAATAGTAGACGAGAGAAGCCATGCCCGGGGCGCGGCTTAAGCGAGAGCGCCGATCATATCCGGACGGAAACCAGCCCAGTGCTGATCACCAGCCACCACCACTGGAACCTGACGGTAGCCCATCTGTTCAACGCGAGCGTAGGCATCTGCATCTTCAGAGATGTCGACGATAGTGTAATCAAGACCCTTACGGTCCAACGCACGCGTGGTCGCGGTGCACTGTACACATGCTGGCTTGCTGTAAACTGTAATGCTCATCGATAAACCTCGACAGGTTGTATGACGGGTAGTGAGCAGTTCGGCGAGATCGTCATCGCCCTATTCCGCCCCAGCCCCCGCCGGTGGACAATTGGCGCCTAAGCGATCTCAACCGGCATCCAAATTTGCGCCCGAATTTGTCCTCCCCAACCTCACGGCTCGGTGACAAACGCGACGCAAACTCAACGCTTACAGTTGCGGAATTTCGGTAGGTCTGAATAGTCAGCTTACCGTCCTTCCCTCACTCCAACTCTAGGCGAGCAGGAGTGTCTCAGACGCTATATATAGTATGCCGATACGCTGGCGCTTCAACCGTTCTTCGCACACGACAAGGGCTAATTCGGGCTTGACGGCATTTCGTGATCGGACCCGTTCGAATCGCGGTTCCGTGAAACACCCGGAAGCCCTCGGCTCTTGCCACCGTGAAGCAAAAACATCGCTCTTGATGTATACCAAAACTGTCTCGATAACCTGCCGTATAGCGATACATTTTGAGGGGATGAACTATGGGGAATACGCGCAAACTTCGCTGGGGGATTCTCTCCACAGCCAACATCGGCATGCAAAAAGTCACCCCCGCGATTATGAAATCGGCGCATTCCGAAGTCGTCGCCATTGGATCGCGAAATCTGGACCAAGCGCAGCGCGCGGCCAATAAACTGGGCATTCCTAAGGCTTTTGGGTCCTATGAAGAGCTCATAAGCTCCCCAGATATCGACGCAATTTACAATCCGCTGCCCAATCACCTGCATGTCGAGATGACGCTCGCCGCCAACGCAGCGGGCAAGCATGTGCTCTGCGAAAAGCCGGTTGCGATCACTGCTGAAGACGCAAAGCGCCTGCGTACGGCGCGTCCAGACCGACTCATCTTGGAAGCCTTCATGGTGCGCTTCCATAAGCAATGGCTCCGCGCCCGCGAAATCATGCGCTCGGGCGAATTGGGCGAAGTGCGCGCCGTTCGCTCGGTCTTCACCTATTACAATGCCGACCCAAACAACGTCCGCAACAAGGCCGACATCGGTGGCGGAGGCCTACTAGATATAGGGTGCTACCCCATCACGGGCGGTCGCTTCTTCTTCGAGAGCGAACCACTACAGGTAGTATCCCTCGTGGATCGCGACGCCAATTTCGGCACAGACCGTCAGGCGTCCGTCATTGCCGATTTCGGCAATGGTCGTCAGCTTACCTTCCTCGTTTCAACCCAGTTGGCGCCCAATCAATCGCTTGAACTTCTGGGCACTAAGGGCCGCGTCGAACTGATCATTCCGTTCAATGCGCCAGCCGATACGCCAACAGCTGTATTGGTTGATGAAGGCAAGGCTCTTGATGGATCGATGGCCCGCCGCGAGATCATGTCGGCCTGTGACCAGTATACGGAAATGGCCGAGGCCTTCGCCTTGGCGGCTTTGGGAGAAGGCACCCTGCCCTATGGCGTTGAGGACGCGATCCGCTCGATGCACATCCTCGACGCTATCTTCGAAAGTGAAAAGACCGGTGCCTGGGCACCGGTCAAGAAAGACTAATTAGCGCTTTGGTGGACGGGGTTGGCTTGGGCCGCCCCGTCGATCTGCCCCCGGACGAGCCGCTGGCTTGCCCGGGGTCGGGCGGCCAGACGTTGGGCGACCCGCAGTGGGCTTGCCCCCGACCGGCTTACCTGCTGCACCACGCCCTGCACTGGGCTTGCCCGCTGGCTTCCCTGCACCCTTAAAGCCAAGCTTGCCACCGCCCTTGCCGACTTTGCCTGCCGCAAGGCGCTCGGCGCGACGCGAGCCTTCGGCCCGGCGTTCTGCCAAACGTGTTGGCGAATTGCGCTTGTCCTGCAAAGCACGCGCACCACCAGTTGGGCGCTTCGCCTCACCATCGTCAAAACGCGCGCCGCCAGCGCGAGCCGGTTTCTTGCCTTCAAACTTACGGCCTTCCGGGCGCTTGAAGCCGCCCCCTGCCGGACGACCGGCGCCTTCCGTCCGTGGCGCACGCTCGCGCTCAACAAAACCTTCGGGCATCGGCGCATCGCGCCATTCGCCCGGCGCCAGTCCGTCCACCGTCCAATCGCCAATAGCCCAGCGCACCAAACGCAGGGTTGGGAAGCCGATAGCTGCCGTCATGCGACGGACCTGACGGTTGCGTCCCTCGGTAATGGTCAGCTTCAACCAAGTATCGGGCACACTTTTACGGAAACGAACGGGCGGATTGCGCTCCCAAAGCTCTGGCGGATCAATCCGCTCGACCTTGGCCGGACGGGTCTTGCCGTCATTGAGTTCAACCCCGCGCGCCAGCTTACGCAGCACGTCGTCACTCGGGTTGCCCTCGACCTGCACCAGATAGGTCTTTTCTTTTTTGAACTTCGGCGAGGAGATTTGGGCATGCATCGTGCCGCTGTCGGTCAAGATCAGCAGCCCTTCGCTATCCTTATCGAGGCGACCAGCCGCATAGACATCGGGCACGTCCACGAAGTCGGATAGGGTCTGCTCCCCGTCGCCATTGGTGAATTGGGTAAGCACCCCATAGGGCTTGTTGAGGAGTATAAGACGCGCCATCGACCTGACCAATAATGAATTGCCCCCTTAGTGCGGGTCCTGCGCCACAAATGGAAGCAAAATTCTTCTCATTCACACGCTAGACA includes the following:
- the nrdH gene encoding glutaredoxin-like protein NrdH; the encoded protein is MSITVYSKPACVQCTATTRALDRKGLDYTIVDISEDADAYARVEQMGYRQVPVVVAGDQHWAGFRPDMIGALA
- a CDS encoding Gfo/Idh/MocA family oxidoreductase, producing MGNTRKLRWGILSTANIGMQKVTPAIMKSAHSEVVAIGSRNLDQAQRAANKLGIPKAFGSYEELISSPDIDAIYNPLPNHLHVEMTLAANAAGKHVLCEKPVAITAEDAKRLRTARPDRLILEAFMVRFHKQWLRAREIMRSGELGEVRAVRSVFTYYNADPNNVRNKADIGGGGLLDIGCYPITGGRFFFESEPLQVVSLVDRDANFGTDRQASVIADFGNGRQLTFLVSTQLAPNQSLELLGTKGRVELIIPFNAPADTPTAVLVDEGKALDGSMARREIMSACDQYTEMAEAFALAALGEGTLPYGVEDAIRSMHILDAIFESEKTGAWAPVKKD
- the nrdE gene encoding class 1b ribonucleoside-diphosphate reductase subunit alpha; this translates as MDQLTLERPSQAQDQSLDYHALNAMLNLYDEEGHIQFDKDRQAAHQFFLQHVNQNTVFFHNLREKLTYLCEEGYYEQEVLDQYAFNFVRDLFDHAFDKKFRFPTFLGAFKYYTSYTLKTFDGKRYLERYEDRVCMVALALARGDEKLATSLVDEIISGRFQPATPTFLNAGKKQRGELVSCFLLRVEDNMESIGRSINSALQLSKRGGGVALSLTNIREMGAPIKHIENQSSGVLPVMKLLEDSFSYANQLGARQGAGAVYLHAHHPDIMRFLDTKRENADEKVRIKTLSLGVVIPDITFELARDNEDMYLFSPYDVERVYGVPFTEISVTEKYREMVADKRIRKKKIKAREFFQVIAEIQFESGYPYIMYEDTVNKANPIAGRITMSNLCSEILQVSDASVFNEDLSYEHMGKDISCNLGSLNIAAAMDSPDFGTTIETAIRGLSAVSDMSNISSVPSVAKGNAESHAIGLGQMNLHGYLARERIFYGSEEGVDFTNIYFYTVTYHAIRASNQIATERNETFKGFENSKYASGEYFTKYTTQEWTPATERVAKLFEDAGIHIPTQEDWKDLEAKVRLTGLYNQNLQAVPPTGSISYINHSTSSIHPIVSKIEIRKEGKIGRVYYPAAFMTNDNLEYYQDAYEIGPEKIIDTYAAATQHVDQGLSLTLFFRDTATTRDINKAQIYAWKKGIKTIYYIRLRQLALEGTEVQGCVSCAL
- a CDS encoding SMP-30/gluconolactonase/LRE family protein, which encodes MTEQGLYTVVDTRFSGLILGNAKLETIYTGCRWAEGPVWFKDGNYLLWSDIPNHRMLRYIPDVGTHVFRADSHYSNGNTRDRSGRLLSCHHGTRSVTRTEHDGTITTLADSFEGKRLNSPNDLVVHSNGSVWFTDPTYGILSDYEGFMATPEQAKHNVFRLDPSGELQSVSGDFTQPNGLAFSPDEKLLYVADSGSSHDENVPRRITIFDVIDGRLLANGRKFCDLKFGIPDGLRTDTFGNVWTSGGNAVHCYSPDGTLLGRINIPETVSNLTFGGPRGNQLFITATTSVYAIFVNAKGAQVP
- a CDS encoding pseudouridine synthase; this translates as MARLILLNKPYGVLTQFTNGDGEQTLSDFVDVPDVYAAGRLDKDSEGLLILTDSGTMHAQISSPKFKKEKTYLVQVEGNPSDDVLRKLARGVELNDGKTRPAKVERIDPPELWERNPPVRFRKSVPDTWLKLTITEGRNRQVRRMTAAIGFPTLRLVRWAIGDWTVDGLAPGEWRDAPMPEGFVERERAPRTEGAGRPAGGGFKRPEGRKFEGKKPARAGGARFDDGEAKRPTGGARALQDKRNSPTRLAERRAEGSRRAERLAAGKVGKGGGKLGFKGAGKPAGKPSAGRGAAGKPVGGKPTAGRPTSGRPTPGKPAARPGADRRGGPSQPRPPKR
- the greA gene encoding transcription elongation factor GreA, translated to MSVAFTKEDSAETASETMLPDRPIPDGPNLVTAAGLEALEAQLLAAKHAYDTAMVIEDINERRRQAASPYRDIRYYSERIRTAQVVEYSVDCSVVAFGTTVTFEREDGRVQTYRIVGEDEADPKAGTISFSSPVARALMGKGEGDVVSVAGGEVEILRIG
- the nrdF gene encoding class 1b ribonucleoside-diphosphate reductase subunit beta, with product MNVPFRPIVAARAINWNRIQDEKDLEVWNRLTSNFWLPEKVPLSNDIPSWATLTPHEQKLTIRVFTGLTLLDTIQNGVGSIRLMGDAQTQHEEAVLSNISFMEAVHARSYSSIFSTLCSTPDVDDAYRWSEENQFLQHKAKLILDQYESGDSLKKKVASVFLESFLFYSGFYLPMFWSSRAKLTNTADLIRLIIRDEAVHGYYIGYKFQREIETLSAEKKQEIKDFAYDLLLELYDNEIRYTEELYDDVGLSEDVKKFLHYNANKALMNLGYEALFPPEACQVNAAILSALSPNADENHDFFSGSGSSYVIGKAVATEDEDWEF
- the nrdI gene encoding class Ib ribonucleoside-diphosphate reductase assembly flavoprotein NrdI, which translates into the protein MASLVYYSSTSENTHRFVVKLGLPSVRLPVDAASDPPVVSEPFVLVLPTYGSGDGKGAVPKPVIRFLNVASNRGLIRGVIGAGNTNFGTGYCLAGDIVSQKCSVPLLYRFELLGTDEDVANVIQGLERFWTSSH
- a CDS encoding reverse transcriptase domain-containing protein; translated protein: MDPFISRAGRSRRATNADGSKSAKFRPLVLAPLRSRIVQRAVLEALETVPGLSCYFQNPNSFGGIKKQKDGLAAVPAAVQAVLMAIGNGATHVAFADIRAFFTKIPKPHVTDIISKVTEDPEFVVLFEDAIRLELSNMADLKEKAQAFPIESIGVAQGNSLSPLLGNILLHDFDRRMNEGDCVCVRYIDDFIILAPSAAAANARMRLAIGILHDFGMTLSEEKSSKEPLRVSDKFEWLGIEFNNGFIRPSAKAITRLEQNVQKRFNESAKVMRETKKGEAIPRKYSLIATISRTDSIIRGWGKHYRFCNDDALFDRVDDRMARLVGAFLGEYRAIKARRDAKDAASLLGVEEFARYQRRPLVWPRKGG